TGCGAAGTTTGAGCAGGACTGGCAGAACGCCTTTGGACGGACGTCGATCTAGTGGTATCGCCGGGCGGCGCTGCGCTTGCCCGGCCTACAAAAGCTGATTCGTGCGCGCTGATTCGTGCATGCTGATTCCCTCACCCCGGCCCTCTCCCAAAGGGAGAGGGAGCAAACACTAAAACGGCAACCTTTGGGTTGCCGTTTGCGTTAACCTCCGCACACCTCACACCCCGGATTACGCATCAGCTTCATCTCGCGGAACTGGCAGGTCATCGCGTCGTACATCACGATTTTCCCCGCCGCTGGCGTGCCGTAATGGGTCAGCACTTTGATGGCCTCCATCGCCTGCATCGAACCGATCACCCCCACCAGCGGAGCCATCACCCCCGCTTCCACACAGGTCAGGGCATTCTCGCCAAACAGACGGCTCAGGCAGCGGTAGCAGGGTGCGCCCTCGGCATAGGTAAAGACGCTGATTTGTCCTTCCATACGGATAGCCGCCCCGGAGACCAGCGGCGTTTTATGGGCAAAACAGCCCGCGTTGAGCTGATTGCGAATGGTGACGTTATCCGTGCAGTCGAGAACCAGATCGTGACGGGCAATCTGATCAGACAGCGCAGGCTCATCCAGCAGGGCATCGAGCAGGGTGAACTGCACGTTGGGGTTGATGCGCGACAGCGACGCCCGGGC
This DNA window, taken from Leclercia adecarboxylata, encodes the following:
- the moeB gene encoding molybdopterin-synthase adenylyltransferase MoeB gives rise to the protein MSMELSDNEMLRYNRQIVLRGFDFDGQEALKAANVLVVGLGGLGCAAAQYLAAAGVGRMTLLDFDTVSLSNLQRQTLHSDATLGEPKVVSARASLSRINPNVQFTLLDALLDEPALSDQIARHDLVLDCTDNVTIRNQLNAGCFAHKTPLVSGAAIRMEGQISVFTYAEGAPCYRCLSRLFGENALTCVEAGVMAPLVGVIGSMQAMEAIKVLTHYGTPAAGKIVMYDAMTCQFREMKLMRNPGCEVCGG